A region of the uncultured Bacteroides sp. genome:
ACTATTAGCTAAACTTAGACAGTTATTTTTTATATTTTACTTGCTTGCTTCCATATAAATGTAAAATTTTGAATTTCAACCCTTTATTTATGCCTGGTTTTCCCAATAAAGACACGTGCTAAGAGATCATCATTTCATGCACTCCATATTCCGTTTTTGAATAATTGGAACTATTTCAAACTTCTTACTTTTATTAATTTCGGGTGTGAGATAAGATATTTCCTAGTCCGAGAATCCCATTAAATAGGAATATAAATACTTTTTTCTTCATATTTTTTATGTAAATTCTGTAATATAGTGAATAGCCTTGAAAAATAAGAGTATTCAGAATTAAGATAGCTAGTTAGATAACTCTGGTATGTATTGTTTAAAGTATCTATTCAAACGATGCAGATATTGAAGTTTGAAAGTCTACAGATTTAACAGCCATTTCCATACAGGAACAACTTCAATCACCTTGCCGTTGACTTCTAACATTCGTTCCGTGTCTCGTGTAATAATTAGTAGCTTATTGCATTCCAGAACTTCGGTAATTTTCAGTAGTGCTTTAACTTCCCTGTCAAAGGTTCCATCACTATTGTCTAGATTGTAACATACCTGAATAGCTGTATAAGCATCAGGAATGTAGAAATCAACTTCTATTCCTTTATTGTAAAAGAAAACGGCATCATTGCGCCCATATTTACGTAGCAAATTCACGGCCACTATATTCTCCAACAAAGAAGTGTTTCCATCCAACAGAAAGAGATTCAGAATGCCATTATCTGTGTAATAGTACTTAGGAATAGTTTCTTTGTCTACCAGTTTACTTGCGATGTTTTGTATTGGATTGATTAGCCACGCGTCTTTGGCGTATTCCATATAATTAATAACAGTCTGTGTGCCGATTTTTGCCCCGGTTGACGACACAATATTTGCTATCCGGGTAAACGACATAGGCTGTTTTATACTTTCAGACAGCTTCTTAAATAAAATACGTAGGGCAAACGTATTCTCTACAGCATGCCGAACTGCAATATCTCCTAAATATATTTTTTGATAAACACTTGTCAGGTAATCTCTCTTAGCTGAAAGATCAGCACCTTCAGGGAATCCACCAAAGTAAAAATAGTCATTAAACTTTCGCAATACATCGGCTTTTCCTTTAGTTGATAGCAAGTAATTGGTGGTAACAGAAATATTGTTTGCCGTTAAAAACTCTTTGAAAGAGTATGGATATACATCGACAGGGATATAACGTCCACCCAGCGTTGTCTGAATATCCTGACTCAACATTTTTGCATTGCTTCCTGTAATATAAACCCGATGTTTGGTATCGGCCATTCGACGGGCAAACTTTTCCCATCCGGGAATATTTTGTATTTCGTCAAGAAACAAAATAGGTTTCTTTCCATACATCTCTAAATGAACTTCTAACAGCAGATTTAAATCTTCTACAGCCATTCCGCTAAGGCGCTCATCCTCAAAATTGATGTAAAGCATCTCATCCCATTGTACTCCTTGGGCAAGTAACTGCTGCATCCGTTGATAAAGCAAAAAAGATTTCCCAGCTCGCCGGATACCGACAAAGACGTAGTTTCCAAATTCTTCAAAAGTGAAAATTCGAGGAATTACCTTATACTTCGGAACTTCCGTTTGATTGTCTGCAATAACTGCTTTGAGAATATTCTTATCCATATTTCCTGTTTTTATTCTGTCGATAGTACAAAAATAGTATATTATTGTTTTGTCGACAGAATAAGAATAGCCTTTTTTGAAAGTTAATGAGGCTTGAAAAGGGATTCCTCTACTCGCTCCATATACCATTCTTGAATAGCTGGAACCATTTCTCAATATCCCCCTTTTTATATAACTCCATTTTCTCAAATATCTCTCTGGCAAATTCAATAGGAGCTATCCCTTTGGCAGTGATTATATTTTCGTCGGTCACAGCAAGCGAGTTTACATAATAACTTTCGCCCGCATAATTCGGAACAATTGCTTTCAGGTAATTCAGGTCATTGCTGGTATGCTTTATCTTGTCCAGAATGCCCAGCTGAGCTAAGTAAGAAGTTGCAGCACAAATAGCAGCAATCAATTTCCCCTTCTCAAAGACATTTTTTGTGAAATGGTTCAATTCATTGTTTTCTCCTTTCTCCCATGCCACACCACCGGGTAGAACCAGTAAGTCAACATCGTCAACATTTACTTCCGCAAAGGGAATATGCGGCATTACCCTTAGTCCTCCCATAGACACTACAGGATTTCCGTCTTTTGAAAAATAGATTATTTCAAACTTCTCACTCTTATTTATCTCCGGTGTGAGATAAGCTATTTCCCAATCCGAAAATCCATCGAATAGGAATATATATACTTTTTTCTTCATGCTTTCAATATTGTTATTTTATATCTTCTTTTTTGCATTTTATCAGCCAAAATTTCTGAGAAGATTCATTTATCTCTTTTGCTTCAATCAAACCATAATCCCCAAATTCAGCTTTTATTGAATCTGAATCATAGAAAAATAAAGCAATTCCATGTTTAGTCTCATATGTGTCTTTGCTTATTTTTTTTCCTTTTTCATATCTGAGATCAATTTTTGAAATTGCCACAAAAATCATATAACCTCCAATAGATAGTTGGTTAAAACAATCATGAATTAGTTTTATCCGATCTTTAGCATTTAATAGATGGATTAATGCGTAGCAGAATATACCATCATATAGTTCTTGATCAAATGGCATATTTGTTACAGAGCCATGATATAC
Encoded here:
- a CDS encoding class I SAM-dependent methyltransferase; its protein translation is MTEFWEAAFKEKQEMWGFDPCDSAIVTLKLFRKNGIKKVLVPGFGYGRNAKIFIENGFDVTGIEISETAIALAKKHYGSDIKVYHGSVTNMPFDQELYDGIFCYALIHLLNAKDRIKLIHDCFNQLSIGGYMIFVAISKIDLRYEKGKKISKDTYETKHGIALFFYDSDSIKAEFGDYGLIEAKEINESSQKFWLIKCKKEDIK
- a CDS encoding type 1 glutamine amidotransferase family protein; translated protein: MKKKVYIFLFDGFSDWEIAYLTPEINKSEKFEIIYFSKDGNPVVSMGGLRVMPHIPFAEVNVDDVDLLVLPGGVAWEKGENNELNHFTKNVFEKGKLIAAICAATSYLAQLGILDKIKHTSNDLNYLKAIVPNYAGESYYVNSLAVTDENIITAKGIAPIEFAREIFEKMELYKKGDIEKWFQLFKNGIWSE
- a CDS encoding ATP-binding protein, giving the protein MDKNILKAVIADNQTEVPKYKVIPRIFTFEEFGNYVFVGIRRAGKSFLLYQRMQQLLAQGVQWDEMLYINFEDERLSGMAVEDLNLLLEVHLEMYGKKPILFLDEIQNIPGWEKFARRMADTKHRVYITGSNAKMLSQDIQTTLGGRYIPVDVYPYSFKEFLTANNISVTTNYLLSTKGKADVLRKFNDYFYFGGFPEGADLSAKRDYLTSVYQKIYLGDIAVRHAVENTFALRILFKKLSESIKQPMSFTRIANIVSSTGAKIGTQTVINYMEYAKDAWLINPIQNIASKLVDKETIPKYYYTDNGILNLFLLDGNTSLLENIVAVNLLRKYGRNDAVFFYNKGIEVDFYIPDAYTAIQVCYNLDNSDGTFDREVKALLKITEVLECNKLLIITRDTERMLEVNGKVIEVVPVWKWLLNL